From a region of the Aeoliella mucimassa genome:
- a CDS encoding MarR family winged helix-turn-helix transcriptional regulator produces MGVKRMAKLQSELKKKSGFQSPAQEATLNILRTSDRLQNRFGKFVREYGLTSSQYNVLRILRGEGQPLPSLEIADRMIQVVPAITGLIDRLEKQQLVSRQRSSEDRRIIHVSITPRGLQLLKKMDKPLLELHQKLLGHLPKSELTQITRLMEKVRASQELTGSA; encoded by the coding sequence TTGGGGGTCAAACGCATGGCAAAATTGCAAAGCGAACTTAAGAAGAAAAGTGGATTTCAGTCGCCTGCGCAGGAAGCAACTTTAAACATCCTCCGCACCAGCGATCGGCTCCAGAACCGTTTTGGCAAGTTTGTCCGTGAATACGGTTTGACCTCGTCGCAGTACAACGTGCTGCGCATCCTGCGAGGCGAAGGCCAGCCATTACCGTCGCTGGAAATCGCCGACCGGATGATTCAGGTGGTTCCCGCCATTACCGGATTAATCGACCGACTCGAAAAACAGCAACTCGTTTCGCGCCAGCGAAGCAGCGAAGATCGGCGAATAATCCATGTGTCCATCACCCCCCGTGGACTGCAGTTACTCAAGAAGATGGACAAGCCACTACTGGAACTGCATCAAAAACTATTGGGACACCTTCCCAAATCGGAACTTACTCAGATTACCCGCCTGATGGAAAAAGTGCGTGCCAGCCAAGAGTTAACAGGCTCTGCTTGA
- a CDS encoding undecaprenyl-phosphate glucose phosphotransferase: MSPVSRGIAEYASPMNSLHRLIDGILIAICMFSALDFTPGMTVNEWLALSAAAILVHQTVSELSGLYRSWRGASLRRELSCILLTWAYAVPVLLGLGMLTNFNAHLHYHTKLYWVLATPLAMLAGRVLLRKLQQFLRSRGFNTKTVAIVGINELGIQLARNLQYSPGLGLRVAGFFDDRPRSRTAELPEELGPHAGSLSELVTAAKRGSVDIVYITFPMRAEKRIQQVLAALGDTTASVYIVPDFFVFNLLHARWTNINGLPAVSVFENPLYGVDGLLKRMSDLVLGSAILAVAALPMMLIAAAVKLTSRGPVFFRQKRYGINGQEIRVWKFRSMTCCDNGDAVRQATKNDKRVTRVGAVLRRTSLDELPQLFNVLEGTMSLVGPRPHASAHNEQYRPLIDGYMLRHKVKPGITGLAQVMGFRGETETLDKMEGRIRFDHQYIRDWSLWMDMKILFRTFAVVLKQDGAY; this comes from the coding sequence CGTGGTATTGCCGAATACGCCTCGCCGATGAACAGCTTGCATCGCCTGATCGATGGAATCCTGATCGCGATCTGCATGTTCTCGGCACTCGACTTTACCCCTGGAATGACGGTCAACGAGTGGCTGGCCCTGTCGGCTGCGGCCATTCTCGTCCATCAAACCGTCTCCGAGCTGAGCGGTTTATACCGTAGCTGGCGGGGAGCCAGCCTGCGACGCGAGTTGAGCTGCATTCTGCTCACTTGGGCCTACGCGGTGCCGGTGCTGTTGGGCCTCGGTATGCTCACCAACTTCAACGCCCACCTGCACTACCACACCAAGCTCTACTGGGTGCTGGCTACCCCGCTGGCCATGCTGGCCGGGCGGGTGCTGCTTCGTAAGCTGCAGCAATTCCTCCGCTCCCGCGGCTTCAACACCAAAACCGTGGCCATCGTCGGCATCAACGAGCTCGGCATCCAGCTCGCCCGCAACCTGCAATACTCGCCCGGGCTGGGCCTTCGCGTGGCCGGCTTCTTCGACGATCGCCCCCGCAGCCGCACCGCTGAGCTGCCAGAGGAGCTAGGCCCGCACGCGGGATCTCTCAGCGAGCTGGTAACCGCCGCCAAACGTGGCTCGGTCGACATCGTCTACATTACCTTCCCCATGCGAGCCGAAAAACGGATTCAGCAGGTGCTGGCCGCTCTGGGCGATACAACCGCCAGCGTGTACATCGTGCCCGACTTCTTCGTCTTCAACCTGCTGCACGCCCGCTGGACGAACATCAATGGCTTGCCGGCCGTGAGCGTGTTCGAAAACCCGCTGTATGGTGTCGATGGGCTGCTCAAACGGATGAGCGACCTGGTACTCGGCTCGGCCATCCTGGCAGTAGCGGCACTTCCGATGATGCTGATCGCCGCCGCGGTGAAGCTCACCAGCCGAGGCCCGGTGTTCTTCCGTCAGAAGCGTTACGGCATCAACGGTCAGGAGATTCGCGTCTGGAAGTTCCGCAGCATGACCTGCTGCGATAATGGCGACGCCGTGCGGCAGGCGACCAAGAACGACAAACGCGTGACCCGCGTCGGGGCGGTGCTTCGCCGCACGTCGCTCGATGAGTTGCCTCAGCTATTCAATGTGCTCGAAGGTACCATGTCGCTGGTCGGCCCGCGTCCTCATGCCTCGGCCCATAACGAGCAGTACCGCCCGCTGATCGATGGCTACATGCTCCGCCATAAAGTAAAGCCGGGCATCACCGGCCTGGCTCAGGTGATGGGCTTCCGGGGCGAAACCGAGACGCTCGACAAGATGGAGGGTCGCATTCGTTTCGATCATCAGTACATCCGCGATTGGTCGCTGTGGATGGACATGAAGATTCTGTTCCGCACGTTTGCGGTGGTGCTGAAACAGGATGGGGCTTATTGA
- a CDS encoding pirin family protein yields MLTIRRAHDRGHANHGWLETYHTFSFANYFDPDHVGFRSLRVINEDRVAPGEGFGTHAHYDIEIVTYVLGGALEHKDSMGNTQVLHAGEFQRITAGSGITHSEYNPSGDQPVHFYQIWLHPRAKNLTPVYEQKGFASDARQNRLQLVASADGRDNSLLVNQDANIYLVDLQPAKSCHHTLPTGRYAWLQVLAGQVTLNGETLGTSDGASVTDESELTITASQDAKLMLFDLA; encoded by the coding sequence ATGCTCACCATTCGCAGAGCCCATGATCGTGGCCACGCCAATCATGGCTGGCTCGAGACCTACCACACGTTTTCGTTCGCCAATTACTTCGACCCCGACCACGTAGGCTTCCGATCGCTGCGAGTGATTAACGAAGACCGCGTTGCTCCCGGCGAAGGCTTTGGCACCCACGCTCACTACGATATCGAAATCGTTACCTACGTCCTCGGCGGTGCGTTGGAGCACAAAGACTCGATGGGCAACACCCAAGTGCTGCACGCCGGCGAGTTCCAACGCATCACCGCTGGCAGCGGCATCACCCACAGCGAGTACAACCCCAGCGGCGACCAGCCGGTGCACTTCTACCAAATCTGGTTGCACCCACGGGCGAAGAATCTCACGCCGGTTTACGAGCAAAAAGGCTTTGCCAGCGACGCCCGACAAAACCGCTTGCAGTTGGTCGCCTCGGCCGACGGTCGCGACAACAGCCTGCTGGTGAACCAGGACGCAAACATCTACCTGGTCGACCTGCAACCAGCCAAGTCGTGTCATCACACGCTGCCAACTGGCCGCTACGCCTGGCTCCAAGTGCTCGCAGGCCAAGTCACCCTGAATGGCGAAACACTCGGCACCAGCGACGGCGCGTCGGTCACCGACGAATCCGAACTGACGATCACCGCCAGCCAAGACGCGAAGCTGATGCTGTTCGACCTGGCGTGA